Proteins found in one Oncorhynchus mykiss isolate Arlee chromosome 17, USDA_OmykA_1.1, whole genome shotgun sequence genomic segment:
- the LOC118940022 gene encoding zinc finger protein 501-like, protein MAAIVRLHRLTKDQLSLAAQKNNNKPGRKPTKKKSSTTTTRGRKQSTGKGNNSADSKSVSSQVSSAPKWWGRPKGSKNKPKISLQLSSAILRPDEVKQEVKQEMDELPIGTRSDEHWLNSVKTESYDPEMGNTRGPTESDPRTDAHQLGIKTEDAPLYHQDGGRRLRSATVQLFNLAALRSEPEWWPRNQKVRRFTCPDCGQKFFSKTTLGLHSRIHTQYQPYSCEVCHKTFSRKGGLVEHRPIHEVERPFACLQCGRTFKFKSNLTRHMRFHSDARPYVCSQCGQGFKISAQLKSHMISHSGYKPYVCPECGQSFVRYMSLKYHRLSHTGERPLSCPECPMTFARPHTLMIHRRQHTGETPFSCQDCGKRFKQGCQLKDHVRRKHTGEKPYECSECDKCFVTSASRKVHMVVHTGEKPYKCTECCRSYSQSGGLKRHRCEQQTR, encoded by the exons ATGGCTGCTATCGTGAGACTCCACAGACTAACAAAGGATCAACTGTCTCTCGCTGCTCAGAAGAACAATAACAAACCAGGCAGAAAACCAACAAAGAAGAAaagctccaccaccaccaccagaggaAGGAAACAATCCACAGGAAAAGGAAACAACTCTGCTGACAGTAAAAGTGTTTCTAGCCAGGTATCATCGGCCCCTAAGTGGTGGGGTCGCCCCAAGGGAAGCAAAAACAAACCCAAGATAAGTCTACAACTCTCCAGCGCCATCTTGAGGCCTGACGAGGTAAAACAAGAG GTGAAACAAGAGATGGACGAGCTGCCTATCGGGACAAGAAGTGATGAACACtggttgaactctgtgaagacaGAGAGCTACGACCCAGAGATGGGTAACACCAGGGGACCTACAGAGAGCGACCCCAGGACAGATGCACATCAACTGGGTATCAAGACAGAGGATGCTCCCCTGTACCACCAGGATGGAGGGAGGCGGCTGCGGTCGGCTACCGTTCAGCTGTTCAATCTGGCTGCGTTGCGGTCTGAGCCGGAATGGTGGCCTCGCAACCAGAAGGTCCGCCGGTTCACGTGTCCAGACTGCGGCCAGAAGTTCTTCTCCAAAACCACGCTGGGGTTACACTCCCGGATCCACACCCAGTACCAGCCGTACTCCTGTGAGGTGTGCCATAAAACCTTCTCCCGGAAAGGCGGTCTGGTCGAGCACCGACCAATCCATGAGGTGGAACGCCCCTTCGCCTGCCTCCAGTGCGGCAGAACCTTCAAGTTCAAATCCAACCTGACCCGGCACATGCGGTTCCACAGCGACGCGCGGCCCTACGTCTGCTCCCAGTGCGGCCAAGGCTTCAAGATCTCCGCCCAACTCAAGAGCCACATGATTTCCCACAGCGGGTATAAACCGTACGTGTGCCCGGAGTGTGGCCAGAGTTTCGTCCGTTACATGAGTCTCAAGTATCACCGGCTGAGCCACACCGGCGAGCGCCCGCTGTCCTGCCCGGAGTGTCCCATGACCTTTGCCCGGCCACACACCCTTATGATCCACCGGCGACAGCACACCGGGGAGACGCCGTTCTCTTGCCAGGACTGTGGGAAGAGGTTCAAACAGGGGTGCCAACTGAAAGACCACGTTAGAAGgaaacacacaggggagaaaccatacGAATGCTCAGAGTGTGACAAGTGCTTCGTCACTTCGGCGTCTCGTAAAGTGCACATGGttgtccacacaggagagaagccgtacAAATGCACAGAGTGCTGTAGGAGCTACAGTCAGAGTGGGGGCCTGAAGAGGCACAGGTGTGAGCAGCAAACCAG ATGA
- the LOC110485479 gene encoding zinc finger protein 239-like → MAASQPEGPPVSVPRLWTEVLLQNHAGVPLPDPHTVPAVLLRGVPQDVLLESHLGRPIHDAERPFFFFFCPQCGRTFTFKSNLTRHMRFHSDARPYVCLQCGQGFKISAHLKRHMMAHSGCKLYVCPECGQSYMSLKYHWLSHTGERPLSCPECPMTFARPHTLMIHRRQHTGETPFSCQDGGKRFKQRCQLKDHVRRKHTGEKPYKCSECDKCFVTSASRNAHMVAHTGEKPYKCMECGKSYSQSGNLTQHMRKHTGEKPYKCSECDKCFVNSTLRKVHMVVHTGEKPYKCTQCGKSYSQTGSLKRHRCKKKPR, encoded by the coding sequence ATGGCGGCCTCGCAACCAGAAGGTCCGCCGGTTTCCGTGCCCAGATTGTGGACGGAAGTTCTTCTCCAAAACCACGCTGGAGTTCCACTCCCGGATCCACACACAGTACCGGCCGTACTCCTGCGAGGTGTGCCACAAGACGTTCTCCTGGAAAGCCACCTTGGACGACCAATCCACGATGCGGAacgtcctttttttttttttttttgcccccaGTGTGGCAGGACCTTCACGTTCAAATCCAACCTGACCCGCCACATGCGGTTCCACAGTGATGCGCGGCCCTACGTCTGCCTCCAGTGCGGCCAAGGCTTCAAGATCTCCGCCCACCTGAAGCGCCACATGATGGCCCACAGTGGGTGTAAACTGTACGTGTGCCCGGAGTGTGGCCAGAGTTACATGAGTCTGAAGTATCACTGGCTGAGCCACACCGGCGAGCGCCCGCTGTCCTGCCCAGAATGTCCCATGACCTTTGCCCGGCCACACACCCTAATGATCCACCGGCGACAACACACCGGGGAGACGCCGTTCTCTTGCCAGGACGGTGGGAAGAGGTTCAAACAGCGGTGCCAACTGAAAGACCACGTCAGAAGgaaacacacaggggagaaaccatacAAATGCTCTGAGTGTGACAAGTGCTTTGTCACTTCGGCGTCCCGTAATGCACACATGGTTGCCCACACCGGAGAGAAGCCGTACAAATGCATGGAGTGTGGTAAGAGCTACAGTCAGAGTGGGAATCTAACGCAGCACATGAGgaaacacacaggggagaaaccatacAAATGCTCTGAGTGCGACAAGTGCTTTGTCAATTCTACGTTGCGTAAAGTGCACATGGttgtccacacaggggagaagccgtaCAAATGCACGCAGTGCGGTAAGAGCTACAGTCAAACTGGCTCCCTGAAGAGGCACAGGTGTAAGAAGAAACCCAGGTGA
- the LOC110487226 gene encoding zinc finger protein 572, giving the protein MEEGDSLYSVNMNQLKMEEGDSLHSVNLNQLKMEEGDSLYSVNLNQLKIEEGDSLHSVNLNQLKMEEGDSLLSVNLNQLKMEEGDSLHSVNLNQLKMEEGDSLHSVNLNQLKMEEGDSPHSVNLNQLKMEEGDSLHSVNLNQLKMEEGDSLHSVNLNQLKMEEGDSLHSVNLNQLKMSAAVSLPILRLHRLTKDQLSLCAPRLNQNNPKNNKPGRKPTKKKNTTSRGKKQSTGNGHNSADNKSVSSQVSLVSRHQHCLKGSKNKPKIILKFSRSILRPDAAKQEVKQEMDELPIGTISDEHWLNSVKPESYDPDMGNTRGPTESDPRTDAHHLGMKMKDAPLYHQDDVRQLQSSTVQPFNPAALRSDLECWPRNQKVPRFPCPDCGQKFFSKIQFKFHSRSHTQYRPHSCEVCHKTFSRKGSLDEHRPIHEVERPFACLQCGRTFTFKSNLTRHMRFHSDARPYVCPQCGQSFKISDHLKSHMTAHSGNKPYLCPECGQSFVRYISLKYHRLSHTGERPLSCPECPMTFARPHTLMIHRRQHTGETPFSCQDCGKQFKQGYQLKDHVTMKHTGEKPYKCSECDKCFITSASRKVHMVVHTGEKPYKCTECCRRYSQSGHLAQHMRRHTGEKPYKCSECDKCFITSASRKVHMVVHTGEKPYKCTECCRSYSQSGSLKRHKCEQQTR; this is encoded by the exons ATGGAGGAAGGAGATTCTCTGTATAGCGTTAACATGAATCAACTCAAAATGGAGGAAGGAGATTCTCTGCATAGCGTTAACCTGAATCAACTCAAGATGGAGGAAGGAGATTCTCTGTATAGCGTTAACCTGAATCAACTCAAAATAGAGGAAGGAGATTCTCTGCATAGCGTTAACCTGAATCAACTCAAGATGGAGGAAGGAGATTCTCTGCTTAGCGTTAACCTGAATCAACTCAAGATGGAGGAAGGAGATTCTCTGCATAGCGTTAATCTGAATCAACTCAAGATGGAGGAAGGAGATTCTCTGCATAGCGTTAACCTGAATCAACTCAAGATGGAGGAAGGAGATTCTCCCCATAGCGTTAATCTGAATCAACTCAAGATGGAGGAAGGAGATTCTCTGCATAGCGTTAACCTGAATCAACTCAAGATGGAGGAAGGAGATTCTCTGCATAGCGTTAATCTGAATCAACTCAAGATGGAGGAAGGAGATTCTCTGCATAGCGTTAACCTGAATCAACTCAAGATGTCCGCTGCTGTTTCTTTACCCATCTTGAGACTCCACAGACTGACAAAGGATCAactgtctctctgtgctcccAGACTTAACCAGAACAACCCGAAGAACAACAAACCAGGTAGAAAACCAACGAAGAAGAAAAACACCACCAGCAGAGGAAAGAAACAATCCACAGGAAATGGACACAACTCTGCTGACAACAAAAGTGTTTCTAGCCAGGTATCACTAGTGTCTAGACATCAGCACTGTCTGAAGGGAAGCAAAAATAAACCCAAGATCATTCTCAAATTCTCCCGCTCCATCTTGAGGCCTGACGCAGCAAAACAAGAG GTGAAACAAGAGATGGACGAGCTGCCTATCGGGACAATAAGTGATGAACACtggttgaactctgtgaagccaGAGAGCTACGACCCAGACATGGGTAACACCAGGGGACCTACAGAGAGCGACCCCAGGACAGATGCACATCACTTGGGTATGAAGATGAAGGATGCCCCCCTGTACCACCAGGATGATGTGAGGCAGCTGCAGTCGTCTACCGTTCAGCCATTCAATCCGGCTGCGTTGCGGTCTGACCTGGAATGTTGGCCTCGCAACCAGAAGGTCCCCAGGTTCCCGTGTCCAGACTGCGGCCAGAAGTTCTTCTCCAAAATTCAGTTTAAGTTTCATTCCCGGAGCCACACCCAGTACCGGCCGCACTCCTGTGAGGTGTGCCATAAAACCTTCTCCCGGAAAGGCAGTCTAGACGAGCACCGACCAATCCATGAGGTGGAGCGTCCCTTCGCCTGCCTCCAATGTGGCAGAACCTTCACGTTCAAATCCAACCTGACCCGCCACATGCGGTTCCACAGCGACGCGCGGCCCTACGTCTGCCCCCAGTGCGGCCAAAGCTTCAAAATCTCCGACCACCTGAAGAGCCACATGACGGCCCACAGCGGGAATAAACCGTACTTGTGCCCGGAGTGTGGCCAGAGTTTTGTCCGTTACATTAGTCTGAAGTATCACCGGCTGAGCCACACCGGCGAGCGCCCGCTGTCCTGCCCAGAGTGTCCCATGACCTTTGCCCGGCCGCACACCCTTATGATCCACCGGCGACAGCACACCGGGGAGACGCCGTTCTCTTGCCAGGACTGTGGGAAGCAGTTCAAACAGGGGTACCAATTGAAAGACCACGTTACAATgaaacacacaggggagaaaccatacAAATGCTCCGAGTGTGACAAGTGCTTCATCACTTCGGCGTCTCGTAAAGTGCACATGGttgtccacacaggagagaagccgtacAAATGCACAGAGTGCTGTAGGAGATACAGTCAGAGTGGGCATCTAGCGCAGCACATGAGGAGACACACGGGGGAGAAACCATACAAATGCTCAGAGTGTGACAAGTGCTTCATCACTTCGGCGTCTCGTAAAGTGCACATGGttgtccacacaggagagaagccgtacAAATGCACAGAGTGCTGTAGGAGCTACAGTCAGAGTGGGTCCCTGAAGAGGCACAAGTGTGAGCAGCAAACCAG